The following coding sequences are from one Gossypium hirsutum isolate 1008001.06 chromosome A12, Gossypium_hirsutum_v2.1, whole genome shotgun sequence window:
- the LOC107939298 gene encoding LOW QUALITY PROTEIN: protein EXECUTER 2, chloroplastic (The sequence of the model RefSeq protein was modified relative to this genomic sequence to represent the inferred CDS: inserted 1 base in 1 codon), whose product MIVSNHVCGLGQSISMPQLKPFSYIDFSAKKSSNFSFVLGWNWSFTAQNRRFLRHQSKNSSWRCCCNTTNDSNNNNPSNSQTVSSSSEWDWNRWSRHFSEIEQAESYTSVLKFQLEDAIDKEDFEEAAKLKLAIAEVSSKDSVAEIMSQLKSAIDEERYHDASRLSRLTGSGLVGWWVGYSKDSDDPFGRLVRITPGVGRFVARSYSPRQLVSASPGIPLFEIFVVKEDEETYLMQVVYLQRAKGSSMNSTSSSSRPTKTPSTSEVENASVIDVQGNEAKTERSDEKGINIEGATEEGIKSVINFLKNKIPGLKVKVMNVDVSEDVMVNDSMEQLIQEDDEETSSTENSEDEANDLEEIQPDGVAMGXGGNPADDRNDLDMKLFIGGLVHKNEDAPTKDEYIRLPADIKDLERDSFLLHVPKRNLDSDAGESKASKVKIAAIAAQGVSELMPPDVAKAFWSSDKASSKVSRDVREIVKLAVSQAQKRSRLSEYTKFNRISSDNGNLDPFEGLYVGAFGPYGTEIVQLRRKYGRWSDADDESSDVEFFEYVEAVKLTGDLNVPAGQVTFRAKIGRESRLSNRGLYPDELGVVACYKGQGRIAEFGFRNPRWVDGELLQLNGKGIGPYVKGADLGFLYIVPEQSFLVLFNRLILPD is encoded by the exons ATGATAGTAAGCAACCATGTATGTGGTCTTGGGCAATCAATTTCAATGCCTCAGCTAAAACCCTTCTCTTATATCGATTTCTCAGCCAAGAAATCATCCAATTTCAGCTTTGTTTTGGGTTGGAATTGGAGTTTTACTGCTCAAAACAGGCGTTTTTTGAGGCACCAATCGAAGAACTCTTCTTGGCGTTGTTGCTGTAACACCACCAATGACAGCAACAATAATAACCCCAGCAACAGTCAGACCGTCAGTTCTTCTTCTGAATGGGATTGGAATCGATGGAGTCGTCATTTCTCTGAGATTGAACAAGCTGAGAGTTATACTTCTGTTCTCAAA TTCCAACTTGAGGATGCAATTGATAAGGAAGACTTTGAAGAAGCTGCAAAGTTAAAGTTGGCTATTGCAGAGGTTTCTTCAAAAGACAGTGTAGCTGAAATCATGTCTCAGTTGAAG AGTGCCATAGATGAAGAGCGGTACCATGATGCTTCACGGTTGTCTAGACTTACAGGAAGTGGACTG GTGGGTTGGTGGGTAGGCTACTCAAAGGACTCTGACGATCCATTTGGCAGATTAGTACGCATAACACCTGGCGTAGGTAGATTTGTTGCTAGGAGTTACAGTCCAAG ACAGTTGGTCAGTGCGTCACCTGGAATTCCATTATTTGAGATTTTTGTGgttaaagaagatgaagaaacatATCTTATGCAG GTAGTTTATTTGCAGCGTGCTAAAGGAAGTTCTATGAATAGTACGAGCTCATCTTCCAGGCCTACAAAAACCCCATCCACTTCCGAAGTTGAGAATGCATCTGTTATAGATGTTCAAGGAAATGAAGCTAAAACAGAAAGAAGTGATGAGAAGGGAATAAATATTGAGGGAGCAACCGAGGAAGGGATAAAAAGTGtgataaattttcttaaaaataaaattcctgGATTAAAAGTCAAAGTCATGAATGTTGATGTTTCTGAGGACGTAATGGTTAATGATTCCATGGAGCAACTGATACAGGAAGATGATGAAGAAACATCATCCACTGAGAATTCTGAAGATGAAGCTAATGATTTGGAAGAGATTCAGCCTGATGGAGTTGCTATGG AGGGTGGCAATCCTGCAGATGACAGAAATGATTTGGATATGAAGCTTTTCATTGGTGGGCTTGTTCATAAAAATGAAGACGCTCCTACTAAGGATGAGTATATTCGTCTTCCAGCTGATATAAAGGACTTGGAGAGAGATTCTTTTCTGCTACATGTTCCCAAGAGGAATTTAGATAGTGATGCCGGAGAAAGTAAAGCATCCAAGGTGAAAATAGCAGCCATTGCAGCTCAAGGTGTTTCTGAGCTTATGCCTCCAGATGTTGCCAAGGCATTTTGGAGTTCAGATAAGGCTTCTTCTAAG GTTTCTAGAGATGTGCGTGAAATTGTCAAACTTGCTGTTAGTCAGGCACAGAAGCGGAGCAGGTTATCCGAGTATACAAAATTCAACCGAATTAGCAGTGACAATGGCAATTTAGACCCATTTGAGG GCCTCTATGTTGGTGCATTTGGTCCTTATGGAACTGAAATAGTTCAGCTAAGGCGTAAATATGGTCGCTGGAGTGATGCAGATGATGAATCTTCAGATGTTGAGTTCTTTGAATATGTTGAAGCTGTGAAGCTAACCGGAGATCTCAATGTTCCGGCTGGCCag GTTACTTTTCGTGCCAAAATTGGAAGGGAAAGCCGGCTCTCAAACCGTGGGTTGTATCCAGATGAGTTAGGAGTG GTTGCTTGTTACAAAGGTCAGGGAAGAATAGCAGAATTTGGTTTCCGTAACCCACGATGGGTCGATGGCGAACTTCTCCAACTTAATGGCAAG GGCATTGGACCCTATGTCAAAGGAGCTGATCTAGGTTTCCTTTACATTGTGCCCGAGCAAAGTTTCCTTGTGCTATTCAACCGTTTAATATTACCAGATTGA
- the LOC107939309 gene encoding CASP-like protein 4A2 isoform X2, whose product MKRNQYPNEIMKRSSSSNSETMTHYESPHSPLRLHTHFRSDQGDSDNNTSNYASPEASPVPQHPAVDNSMALVAIDKSTQFNTNSSPTSLPSPPLPPSTPAQQSLHLSMNRAVREEGPGVTTKTKVSGGAGGGGGARAEVLRRSKVYHTATMAALGFRLSEIVLCLISFSVMAADKTQGWSGDSYDRYKEYRYCLAVNVIGFVYAGFQAYDVSYYLMTETHVIHHYLFPPFEFFMDQILAYLLISASSAAATRVDDWQSNWGKDEFTEMASASIAMAFLAFIAFAFSSIISGFKLWTHPTP is encoded by the exons ATGAAAAGGAATCAATATCCCAACGAGATCATGAAACGATCCTCTTCTTCAAATTCCGAGACAATGACTCACTACGAGTCACCACACTCACCTTTACGACTCCATACCCATTTCCGATCCGACCAGGGCGATTCGGACAACAACACCTCCAATTATGCTTCCCCTGAAGCTTCCCCCGTTCCGCAGCACCCCGCCGTCGATAATTCGATGGCACTCGTCGCTATCGACAAGTCAACTCAGTTCAACACTAATTCTTCTCCTACTTCTCTTCCTTCTCCGCCGCTTCCTCCTAGTACTCCAGCGCAACAGTCATTGCATTTGAGTATGAACCGCGCCGTGAGGGAGGAGGGGCCGGGGGTGACGACGAAGACCAAAGTAAGTGGTGGTGCTGGAGGAGGAGGGGGAGCGAGAGCAGAGGTGCTGAGGAGATCGAAGGTGTATCATACGGCGACGATGGCGGCTTTAGGGTTTCGATTAAGCGAAATCGTTTTGTGCTTGATTTCTTTCTCTGTTATGGCTGCTGATAAAACCCAAGGCTGGAGTGGTGACTCTTATGATCGCTATAAAGAATACag ATACTGTTTAGCAGTAAACGTGATTGGATTTGTATATGCCGGATTTCAAGCCTATGATGTATCTTATTATCTCATGACAGAAACGCATGTCATCCACCATTACCTTTTCCCGCCTTTCGAGTTCTTCATGGATCAG ATACTAGCCTATCTTTTGATTTCAGCATCATCAGCAGCAGCCACACGAGTGGACGATTGGCAATCTAATTGGGGGAAAGATGAGTTCACTGAGATGGCTAGTGCCTCAATTGCAATGGCCTTTTTGGCTTTCATTGCTTTTGCATTTAGCTCAATTATATCTGGTTTCAAACTCTGGACCCATCCAACTCCATGA
- the LOC107939309 gene encoding CASP-like protein 4A2 isoform X1: MKRNQYPNEIMKRSSSSNSETMTHYESPHSPLRLHTHFRSDQGDSDNNTSNYASPEASPVPQHPAVDNSMALVAIDKSTQFNTNSSPTSLPSPPLPPSTPAQQSLHLSMNRAVREEGPGVTTKTKVSGGAGGGGGARAEVLRRSKVYHTATMAALGFRLSEIVLCLISFSVMAADKTQGWSGDSYDRYKEYRYCLAVNVIGFVYAGFQAYDVSYYLMTETHVIHHYLFPPFEFFMDQHHQQQPHEWTIGNLIGGKMSSLRWLVPQLQWPFWLSLLLHLAQLYLVSNSGPIQLHEISLRANKQVLSCSR; this comes from the exons ATGAAAAGGAATCAATATCCCAACGAGATCATGAAACGATCCTCTTCTTCAAATTCCGAGACAATGACTCACTACGAGTCACCACACTCACCTTTACGACTCCATACCCATTTCCGATCCGACCAGGGCGATTCGGACAACAACACCTCCAATTATGCTTCCCCTGAAGCTTCCCCCGTTCCGCAGCACCCCGCCGTCGATAATTCGATGGCACTCGTCGCTATCGACAAGTCAACTCAGTTCAACACTAATTCTTCTCCTACTTCTCTTCCTTCTCCGCCGCTTCCTCCTAGTACTCCAGCGCAACAGTCATTGCATTTGAGTATGAACCGCGCCGTGAGGGAGGAGGGGCCGGGGGTGACGACGAAGACCAAAGTAAGTGGTGGTGCTGGAGGAGGAGGGGGAGCGAGAGCAGAGGTGCTGAGGAGATCGAAGGTGTATCATACGGCGACGATGGCGGCTTTAGGGTTTCGATTAAGCGAAATCGTTTTGTGCTTGATTTCTTTCTCTGTTATGGCTGCTGATAAAACCCAAGGCTGGAGTGGTGACTCTTATGATCGCTATAAAGAATACag ATACTGTTTAGCAGTAAACGTGATTGGATTTGTATATGCCGGATTTCAAGCCTATGATGTATCTTATTATCTCATGACAGAAACGCATGTCATCCACCATTACCTTTTCCCGCCTTTCGAGTTCTTCATGGATCAG CATCATCAGCAGCAGCCACACGAGTGGACGATTGGCAATCTAATTGGGGGAAAGATGAGTTCACTGAGATGGCTAGTGCCTCAATTGCAATGGCCTTTTTGGCTTTCATTGCTTTTGCATTTAGCTCAATTATATCTGGTTTCAAACTCTGGACCCATCCAACTCCATGAAATCTCTCTGAG agcaAACAAGCAAGTTCTCAGTTGCAGCAGATAA
- the LOC107939310 gene encoding carbonic anhydrase 2: MAEKQYSADVVEGLRKILISEEVRLDEEVQGKVEMLIAELQRRIPFPVPDEDAQTLYNGFQSFKTNVFDQHPNLFCELAKAQHPRYLVFACSDSRVSPSTIFNFMPGQAFVSRNIANMVPPFDQLRHTETGAVIEYAIKALKVNNILVIGHSRCGGVERLMNLPDVSDHSHTYDFIDDWVKIGLPAKKKVLEENNGLPCEELLKLCEKESVNNSLGNLLTYPYVRDAMTSGHLALRGGYYDFVNGHFEQWRAFTPPPPVMPPMPQPF, encoded by the exons ATGGCCGAGAAGCAATATTCCGCTGATGTTGTTGAAGGACTGAGGAAGATTCTCATCAG TGAGGAAGTAAGGCTGGATGAGGAGGTACAGGGAAAAGTAGAGATGCTTATTGCTGAGCTCCAAAGGAGAATCCCTTTTCCCGTTCCTGACGAAGATGCTCAAACGCTTTACAATGGCTTTCAATCCTTTAAGACCAACGTTTTCGA CCAACATCCTAATTTGTTCTGTGAACTTGCAAAAGCCCAGCATCCCAgg TACTTGGTGTTTGCATGCTCGGATTCCCGTGTAAGCCCCTCGACTATTTTCAACTTCATGCCAGGTCAAGCCTTTGTTTCTCGCAATATTGCCAACATGGTCCCACCATTTGACCAG CTAAGACACACTGAAACTGGTGCAGTCATTGAGTATGCTATTAAAGCTCTTAAG GTAAATAATATACTGGTAATTGGGCATAGTCGCTGTGGTGGTGTGGAGAGGCTTATGAACCTTCCAGATGTCTCTGATCATTCTCAtactta TGACTTCATAGATGACTGGGTGAAAATTGGTTTGCCTGCAAAGAAAAAGGTCCTGGAAGAAAATAATGGCCTGCCTTGCGAAGAACTATTGAAGCTTTGCGAAAAG GAATCAGTGAATAACTCACTGGGAAATCTACTGACATATCCATATGTGAGAGATGCTATGACGAGTGGACATTTGGCACTGAGAGGAGGTTATTATGACTTCGTTAATGGACATTTTGAGCAATGGAGGGCCTTCACACCACCTCCACCAGTAATGCCACCCATGCCCCAGCCTTTCTAA
- the LOC107939279 gene encoding carbonic anhydrase 2, with amino-acid sequence MAKHSAEVVVEGLKKILLNVQEELDEKVQSKVEKLIAELQGREHHHRHHPPCDHDAQRLDDGFHFFKTHIFDKHRECFNELAKAQHPKFLVFACSDSRVSPSVVLNFKPGEAFVGRNIANMVPQFDRVRHTEIGSVIEYAVKSLEVDNILIMGHSRCGGIERLMSLPDQTQTYDFIDEWVKIGLPAKKKVLEEAGDLPIEQQLTLCEKESVKNSMGNLLTYPFVRSAVVNGTLTLRGGYYDFVNGDFEQWKMCTKPCHP; translated from the exons ATGGCAAAGCATTCAGCTGAAGTTGTTGTTGAAGGATTAAAGAAGATTCTCCTCAA TGTCCAAGAAGAGCTGGATGAGAAGGTTCAAAGCAAAGTTGAGAAGCTTATCGCCGAGCTCCAAGGCAGAGAGcatcatcatcgtcatcatcCCCCTTGTGACCATGATGCTCAAAGGCTTGACGATGGCTTTCACTTCTTCAAGACCCACATATTTGA CAAACACCGAGAATGTTTCAATGAACTTGCAAAAGCTCAGCATCCAAAG TTCTTGGTGTTTGCATGCTCGGATTCACGAGTAAGCCCTTCAGTCGTTTTGAATTTCAAACCGGGAGAAGCCTTCGTCGGCCGCAATATTGCTAATATGGTTCCTCAATTTGATCGG GTGAGACACACTGAAATTGGTTCAGTCATCGAGTATGCAGTTAAAAGTCTTGAG GTGGACAACATATTGATAATGGGACATAGTCGTTGTGGTGGCATAGAGAGGCTTATGAGTCTTCCAGATCAAACTCAAACATA TGATTTCATTGATGAGTGGGTGAAAATTGGTTTGCCAGCAAAGAAAAAGGTACTGGAAGAAGCTGGTGACCTGCCTATCGAACAACAATTAACGCTTTGCGAAAAG GAATCAGTGAAGAACTCGATGGGAAATCTACTGACGTATCCATTTGTGAGGAGTGCAGTGGTGAATGGAACATTGACACTAAGAGGAGGTTACTATGATTTTGTTAATGGAGATTTTGAGCAATGGAAGATGTGTACCAAACCATGCCACCCATAA